A section of the Alcanivorax sediminis genome encodes:
- the ilvN gene encoding acetolactate synthase small subunit: protein MRRIISILMENEPGALSRVIGLFSQRGYNIDSLSVAPTEDTTLSRLTLTTYGDDLKIEQITKHLNKLIEVVKLVDLTEGAHIERELMLIKVKATGAQRAEVKRSVDIFRGQIVDVTSTVYTIQLTGASDKLDAFIGAIGEAQVLEVVRSGVSGISRGEKVLSL from the coding sequence ATGCGTCGAATTATTTCTATTCTCATGGAAAACGAGCCGGGTGCGCTGAGCCGAGTGATTGGTCTGTTCTCCCAGCGGGGCTATAACATTGACTCCCTGTCGGTGGCGCCCACCGAGGATACCACCCTGTCTCGCCTGACCCTGACCACCTATGGGGATGACCTGAAGATTGAGCAGATCACCAAGCACCTCAACAAGTTGATCGAGGTAGTGAAGCTGGTGGATCTGACCGAAGGTGCTCATATTGAGCGTGAGCTGATGCTCATCAAGGTGAAGGCCACTGGTGCCCAGCGTGCTGAGGTGAAGCGTAGCGTGGATATCTTCCGCGGCCAGATCGTGGATGTGACCAGCACGGTGTACACCATTCAGCTCACCGGCGCTTCCGACAAGCTGGACGCCTTCATTGGCGCTATCGGTGAAGCTCAGGTGCTGGAGGTTGTTCGCTCCGGTGTCTCGGGTATCTCCCGTGGCGAGAAGGTGTTGAGTTTGTAA